The nucleotide window AGTATAAGCTGGGGGCCGCCACGGCGCCTACTCCCGGCTCTACTTCCTTTCAAAACCAGCCCGGGGGCCTGTATAATGGCATGATAGCGCCCTTGCTGCCCTACACTATAAAGGGCGTGCTGTGGTACCAAGGTGAATCGAACACCGCTAAGCCCGAGGAATACCAACCTTTGCTCACGGCCCTGATTACGGACTGGCGTAAGCACTGGCAGCAGCCCACCTTGCCCTTTCTGTACGTTCAGCTGGCCAACTTTATGCAGGTCAAAGACCAGCCCACGGAAAGCAATTGGGCGGGTGTGCGCGAAGGCCAGCGCCGCACGCTCGTCGTGCCCAACACCGGCATGGCTGTGGCCCTGGACCTGGGCGAGTGGAACGACATTCACCCGCTCAACAAGGAAGACGTAGGCAAGCGCCTGGCGTTGGCGGCCCAGAAAGTGGCGTACGGCGACAAAAAAGTCGTGGCCTCGGGTCCGCTATACCAAAGCATGCAGGTAGCCGGCAACAAAGCCACGCTCACGTTTACCAGCACCGGCGGCGGGCTGGTAGCCAAGGACGGTAAGCCCCTGCGCTACTTCGCCATTGCCGGCCCCGACAAGAAGTTCGTGTGGGCCCAGGCTAAGATTGAAGGCAACAAAGTAGTGGTCTGGAACGACCAGGTGCCTAACCCCGTGGTTGTGCGCTATGCCTGGGCCGACAACCCGGAAGGTGCCAACCTTGCCAACAAAGAAGGCCTGCCCGCTTCGTCTTTCCAGGCGCAGTAGGTCCTGCTGCCCCATTCGGAACCACCCAACTCATTCAACGAATGAAAAATCCTTTCCTTTTTCTGGGTTTGGCCCTGCTGATGGGCTGCGCCTCCAGTCAGCGCCAACCAAGTGCGGCTGCCGCTACCGAGGCTGCCGCCACGCCCGAAGCAGCCGCGGTTAAGCCAGCCGAGCTTCCCTTCCGCAACCCCGATTTGCCTATTGACCAGCGCGTGGATGACCTGGTGAGCCGCCTCACGCTGCCGGAAAAAGTGTCGCAGATGCTCAACGCTTCGCCGGCCATCGACCGGCTGGGCATTCCGGCTTACAATTGGTGGAACGAGGCCCTGCACGGCGTGGCCCGCACCAGCATGAAAACCACGGTGTTTCCGCAGGCCATTGGCATGGCCGCTACCTTCGACACGGACGCCATGCTGCAGATGGCCACCATCACCTCCGACGAGGCCCGGGCAGTACACCACGAGTATGCGCGGCGCGGCGAGCGGGGCATTTACCAGGGCCTCACCTTCTGGACACCCAACATCAACATCTTCCGGGACCCGCGCTGGGGGAGGGGACAGGAAACCTACGGCGAAGACCCCTACCTGACTGGGCAGCTCGGCATGGCGCTGGTAAAAGGCTTCCAGGGCGACGACCCGAAGTACCTCAAGATTACGGCCTGCGCCAAGCACTTTGCCGTGCACAGCGGCCCCGAATCATCCCGCCACGAGTACAATGCCCAAATCAGCGACTACGACCTCTGGGACACGTATCTGCCCGCGTTCCGGGACCTGATTGTGGACGCTAAAGTGGCCGGCGTGATGTGCGCCTACAACGCCTACGCCGGGCAGCCCTGCTGCGGCAGCGACAAGCTGATGAACGAAATTCTCTACGACAAGTGGAAATTTAAGGGCTACGTCACCTCCGACTGCGACGGTATCAACGACTTCTGGCAGCACCACAAAACCGACCCCGACGCGGCCACCGCTGCCGCCAACGCCGTACTGCATGGCACCGATATTGAGTGCGCCACCGGCAAGCTGTTTACCTACAACTCCCTGCTCGAATCAGTGCAGAAGGGCCTGATTACCGAAAAGCAGCTCGATACCTCGGTGAAGCGGCTTTACAAAATCCGCTTCCAACTGGGCATGTTCGACCCGGTGGAGCAGGTGAAGTACGCCCAGATTCCGCTCAGCGTGGTGGAAAGCGCCCCGCACCAGGCCCACGCCCTACGCATGGCCCAGGAATCGATGGTGCTGCTCAAGAATGAGAAAAACACTCTGCCGCTGCGCAAAAACCTGAAGAAAATCGTGGTGCTGGGCCCCAACGCCGACAACGAAACCGCCCAACTCGGCAACTACAACGGCTTCCCGACCAATAACGTGACGCCGCTGGAAGGCATCCGGGCCAAAGTCGGCGCCGGTACCCAGGTTACCTACATCCAAGGCGTGGACTACGCCAGCAACATCGTTTACGAAACCTTCGATATCAACCAAAATCTGGCGTACGAGGGCAAGCCGGGCTTCAAGGCCGAGTATTTCAAAGGCACTGAGCTGGAAGGCCAGCCGGTAGCCACCCAGCAGGAAGCCGGCCTCGACCGGTACCTGGCCAACGTGAAGCAGAAAATTGTACCCGGTCTGCCGTCGGAAAACGTGTCGGCGCGCTACCAAGCCTCCTTTACCCCGCAGAAGTCGGAGGAGCTGGCCCTGCAAATCACCGGCGACGACGGTTACCGCCTCTTTGTGAACGACAAGCTGGTACTCGACAACTGGAAAGGCCGCGGCGTTTCAACCAACCAGCACGTGCTTAAAGTGGAGGCCGGCAAAAAGCTCGACCTCAAGCTGGAGTACTTCCAGACCGACCGCCGCACCATTCTCAAGTTTACCGCTGCCCACGTCATACCCATGAATGCGCCGAACATTCGGGCCCAGGTGAAGGATGCTGATGCGGTTATTTTCGTCGGTGGCATTTCGCCTCGTTTGGAAGGGGAGGAAATGAAGGTGAACGTGGAAGGCTTCAGCGGCGGCGACCGGACCAGCATTGCCTTGCCCAAAGTGCAGACCGAGCTGCTGAAAGTATTGCACGCC belongs to Hymenobacter cellulosilyticus and includes:
- a CDS encoding glycoside hydrolase family 3 C-terminal domain-containing protein gives rise to the protein MKNPFLFLGLALLMGCASSQRQPSAAAATEAAATPEAAAVKPAELPFRNPDLPIDQRVDDLVSRLTLPEKVSQMLNASPAIDRLGIPAYNWWNEALHGVARTSMKTTVFPQAIGMAATFDTDAMLQMATITSDEARAVHHEYARRGERGIYQGLTFWTPNINIFRDPRWGRGQETYGEDPYLTGQLGMALVKGFQGDDPKYLKITACAKHFAVHSGPESSRHEYNAQISDYDLWDTYLPAFRDLIVDAKVAGVMCAYNAYAGQPCCGSDKLMNEILYDKWKFKGYVTSDCDGINDFWQHHKTDPDAATAAANAVLHGTDIECATGKLFTYNSLLESVQKGLITEKQLDTSVKRLYKIRFQLGMFDPVEQVKYAQIPLSVVESAPHQAHALRMAQESMVLLKNEKNTLPLRKNLKKIVVLGPNADNETAQLGNYNGFPTNNVTPLEGIRAKVGAGTQVTYIQGVDYASNIVYETFDINQNLAYEGKPGFKAEYFKGTELEGQPVATQQEAGLDRYLANVKQKIVPGLPSENVSARYQASFTPQKSEELALQITGDDGYRLFVNDKLVLDNWKGRGVSTNQHVLKVEAGKKLDLKLEYFQTDRRTILKFTAAHVIPMNAPNIRAQVKDADAVIFVGGISPRLEGEEMKVNVEGFSGGDRTSIALPKVQTELLKVLHATGKPVVFVMMTGSAIGCPWEAQNLPAIVNSWYGGQATGTALADVLFGDYNPSGRLPVTFYKSESQLPPFDNYDMAGRTYRYFRGEPLFPFGHGLSYTTFAYSSLQVPATSETGKPVLVSVQVQNTGKRAGDEVVQLYVRHPDSKGRVALHALEGFQRVALQPGEKKTVQFSLTPDNYPCSTSRGSVPSSRAKYCSSPAVASHSAKRWQRKV